TTTAATCTCTTTTCCAATCCCATAAACACCCAGCTTCATGAAATATATTCCTGATGATAATCCATTCATTGGGCACATTATCGAATGTTCTCCACCATCCATTTCTTCACCAAGAAGCGTTAAAATCAATTGCCCTTTTATATTGAACAACTGAAGCGAGATATGTCCTCTATCCTTCATAAAAAAGCTCATTTTCAGATTATTCATGCGTGAATGTACTGGATTAGGATAAAGCGTAAAATTTAATTCTGACGATTGTACTTGTTCATCAATAGTAACATCTTGGTTGAAATAAAAAGCCCCAATATCTGCAAGCGTTCCATCAGGATCAGGCGGAAACTTCGGATATCCTGCATCGATGCAGGGTGACATTGTATGATTCTGAACTGGATAATCTAACCAGCTGAGATGATAATCTCCATTTGCAGAATCAACGAATAATGGATCTTCTTGAATATTATAATAAGCATCGCAGCTATCTCCATTGATATTCGTTATCACATTCATTCCGATGGTGTCTCCACAGCCACAGAAATTCCCGAATTCATTATTATAGAAATTGGAATAACTAACAGACGGTTCACATGAATAAGCATAGAGTCCATAATTGTTAACATTACATGCTACAATAGTATTAACCAAACTCGGACACGATGCATAACAGTATATCCCTGCCCCTCTATCAGAAGCACTATTACCGACTATCGTCACATTCTCCACATAAATATCTGAGTCATAGAAACAGCCGATTCCACCTCCATACCATGTTGCACTATTGTTCGAAATGACGACATTTTTCAAACTCGGGCTTGAATCAAACAAACAACAGATCCCGCCGCCGTGATTTGATGTATTGCATGAAATAATTAGATTTTCTAAACTCGGAGATGAATTGTATCTACAGAACAATCCACCTCCATAGCTGGTTCCATTATTATCAGAAATCGTTACATTTTTCAAAATCGGTGAAGAATTCTCGCAATAAATTCCGCCACCTACATAAGAAGCAACATTATCCGTTATGATCAGACTCTCCAAATGCGGGGAAGCATTGTTGCAGTATATTCCCCCACCATAATTAGTAGAACCGTTCGTAAGCGTAAAACCATATAAAATCGCAGTCGAATCTTCACCATTTTCAAAAGTTACAACGCTTCCAATGTGGTCACCATCAATGATCGTTTGTGAAATATATGAGGTATCCTGCGTTGTTAAATATAATGAAGCAATAGTAATATTACTCCCATTAAAATTTATTTTTTCTCCATATGTTCCCGGATCTACAAGAATTGTATCTCCTGCACTTGCATTGTTAATTCCTACTTGTATTGAACTGAAATCTGCTGGAATATGTATTATCTCAGCTTCAGCTTCACAAAAAAATAAAGCGTTCACGATCGCAATAAAGACCAATAATATGAATATTCTTTTAATGTCTCCCCCTATTCGAGCTCATCCATATTCTTTTTTTAAATGACGCATTGGACATTTTTACTGTCAACATTATCATATACATTTACTATATACTTGGGTGTTATTGAATAAAGGAGTGCAAGAAAAATCGGAAACATTTTGAATGCTATGAAAATTATTACATAAATATTGACTATAAAGGGCGAGTTTCGTTATTGAATATTAATTTTAGAAATAAAAGAAAGAAGGCAATGATGAAAATTCTCTCCAGAAATGCACTTATTATCTTCATAGTTCTTATTTTTATTTTTTGCTGCCAGCAAAAACAACAAAACATCACAGAAAGGGATAATGAAATGATTAAAAATGAAGTTAAAAACAAATTCGAAAAACTCATCTCAGCATTGAATAATTTAGATTCTCATGAATGGTCAGAAATCTATAGCAAGGATGAATTTATATCAGCATTCGTTAGTACAGATTTTTATTCAAGTCGAAAAGCATTCATCAATGCAATAACATCTTATTTCACCATGAGGGAACAGCAAAAGGTAGAACCGCTCGAAGTAGAAGTTACTGCTCTAACACCAACATTGGCTCTATTGACAAGCCAGGAAAAGACAGAAATGCTGTTGAAAAATGGTGAGAATATGAGATCTAAACACGTCTTCACGATGATTTGGAAAAAAGAAGCCGAGGACTGGAAGATCATCCACTCTCATGAGTCGTGGAATATTGAGTAAAACGAAGTATCATATTATATTCAAGTTGTTGTAGGTTTTTAGAAGCACCTCGAATCGAGTGCAATGAAACAATAGAATTCTCATTATTACCACAACACTTAATTAAATTTGACAAAAAGCGTTGAATTTATTTTTGAAGGATTCAACGGAATTTCGAGTGGTTTTTACAAAGAAGGAGAAGATGTATTTCACAGCAGTTTACAAAATTCAATCGTATTTATTTCTAATTTTGATTTAGTATGTAAATAAAGGAAAAATAATAATGGACATCTTTAATAATAAACAATGCTCTAAAAGTTATATACTTCAATTGTTTTGTTATGAAAAGCAACCTTTTCCTTTTCTATTTGTACACCTAATCTCATATTGGACGTCATAATAAAGGACATCTGTGAATGGCACAATGTATTTTCTGCATGACCAAAACAGGACCGTTTTCGACACACGAGCATGTTCTGCCTGAGTCACTCGGTGGTGGTGAATGGGCAGTCTTACCCGACGGACTCTTCTGTGATTCATGCCAGAACAGATTTGGTTCTGAAATAGAACAGCAAGCTCTTGCTGACTATCCGTTTTCTTTCTTTCGTACGTTTCTTGGTATCCCAACAAAGAAGGGTAATGCCCCATGGTTCAAAAGTTTGGAAGGAATAATACGTGCATCGCTTCAGCCAGGAACTGTCGGTTACGATGCGACTCCAATATTCGAACAGGCAACTTTAGAGGGGAAGAAAACACAGATTAGACTTCTTGCACATCCTCTTAAGCCTGAAATGATCTGTCGTTTTTTGTTGAAAATGGGTATTGAAGTGGTTGCTTGGGACAATGACCAGGATGTTTTTTTTTCAAAGTTTGACGAAGCCCGGCGATTTGCCCTCACAGGTGAAAAAACAGGAAAATGGTGGTATCTCCAAAGGGAAAGAATTGATATTGCATCGCGCTGTTTCACTGATGGAGTAACGTCTGAGGAATGGGCTAATAGCATAAAGTTGGAGGTAGTAAAATTAGAGGAAGAGCAAGAGATGTTTCACCTCACCCTCCTATACCTCGATATGTTCATCCCTCTTACCAGGCTAATTACACATCAGTTCGATGGGCTTGAGGAATCCGAATACAGGTTATTTTGGGTATAACTTCCAACCAATTACTAGTGCGGACGCAATAAAAACGCACAGCACAGTTCAATCGTTATGTAAATACTAAAAAAGGACGACTCTTCCGAATCGTCCTTTAAATATGTAAGCTTAGATTACTATCTTAGAAATCAGCCTGGATCTTTGTGCCAGCATAGTATTTCTTGCCTTCCTGTGCACCGGTCATGTCTTTCATATTATCGACTAAACCGACTTCAGGAACGAAGAAGACATTTTTACACAAACTTATCTTTTTTTGCAGGAATGCACTCATTGCCGTGTCATTATCAGTCCAGAGTGGATTGCAGGTCTGCAGGTAGCCGACACCTACATTTGCTAATGCGCTTTCAATAATAAAGAATCCGCCGACTGTTTTGGTGTTTTCGAATTCCTTCTTACCCGTATCATACACGATCGAGGAAGCTGTGCTCGTGCTGATGCCGTAGTTTCCTGCGTTGAGACTGTATCCGAACTGCCCGAACAGGGTAATCATGCCGAGGTTGTATTTTCCGGTCACTGCGAATGCATAGGAAAGGATGGAATCATCGAGCTGGTCTGTGTTTACATTTTTGTTGTACTTGTTCATGTTCACACCGGCAGAAGCTGCAAGGTAGATCTTGTCGCAATTGTACACATAATTCAGGTTGATCTTTGGGATGAGTGTCTGCAGTCCGCCAAGACCTGTCACATCGTTTTCATTAGGTGTAATGAACATCACATACAGTTTGTTGTTAAGTCCCAGTTTGACCATTGGCAGGCGTCCATCATAGAACAATCCGTAGTTGATAAAGATCTGATCGGCATTATAAACCTGATCGCCATACACCGTAAAACCAGTAAAAGTCTGCCCGATAAGAATCGAGAAATTTTCTTTTGTCAGCATACCATACAGGTGTCTTAAGCACACACTTGAAGGAGAAATACCCAGTTCGACCTTACCTGTAACACCGTTCAGATCGACATTCGCGCCGAACCTGCTGTTGCCATGCATGAAATAGTTCAATTCAAGGTTCGTGTCATCATAGCCATTGTTATAGTTGTTCCAGGTTTTATCGGTATATTCATACCAGAATCCGAGACGTGCTGAACCATAGAAGTTCACACCGGCACTCAGCGATCCAACAACAGCGATCATTAACACACAACACAGTAACACTTTTTTCATCGTACCTCCGATTTAATGCAATTAATTTTATCTTAATTTTGCTTAAAATTTTATATAATAAAAAAATTAGATATTCTCGTCTTATATTTATTTTACGTTTTAAATCACTTATAAAGTTTAATGTCCAAAAAATTGGAAAATTTCAGCGTTCATTTTTCTTTTTATGAGATGTAATTTTTTCCTTTAAGTGGTTTACTAAACCTTGATGAAAGAGTTCTTTTATCTTATCTACTTTTCCATAGGATATGACATTATCACCGAGGAGTAGCCGTGTATCATCTGTCAGATTTGTAATGATATTTCTACCTCGTTCGATCGCCAGGATTTTCATATCAGGAACCTGTTTCATGAGATCCGATATCACCGCATGATAGAGATCACTGTGCTGTGTAACTTCAATATTAACGATACCGAAGCCCTCACCAGAGATCACAAGATCCTGTATAAACGTTTTATGGATGAATTTCTTTTTCAGAAAAAAATCCTGAATGACTGTTGTTAGTTTTCTGGAAAGTTTTGTGTGGGAAAAAAGAGAAACGATCACCCAGCAAAAGAGTGTAAGGATGATAATGTTGATGAGGACTGACAGG
This portion of the Candidatus Cloacimonadota bacterium genome encodes:
- a CDS encoding nuclear transport factor 2 family protein; the encoded protein is MMKILSRNALIIFIVLIFIFCCQQKQQNITERDNEMIKNEVKNKFEKLISALNNLDSHEWSEIYSKDEFISAFVSTDFYSSRKAFINAITSYFTMREQQKVEPLEVEVTALTPTLALLTSQEKTEMLLKNGENMRSKHVFTMIWKKEAEDWKIIHSHESWNIE